One Tetrapisispora phaffii CBS 4417 chromosome 2, complete genome genomic region harbors:
- the CCW14 gene encoding Ccw14p (similar to Saccharomyces cerevisiae CCW14 (YLR390W-A); ancestral locus Anc_4.251), producing MRTSAVLSAIASVALLSTQVVAAPPACMLACVAQVSKASSTCSGLNDISCLCGTEGAAIQECINSICDSSVVDSALSSLKAQCSAQNAVLASASVSASSKSSSSSSAVSTSSSSSSAVSSSAVSTSSSSSSAVSSSAVSSSAVSSSTIISSSSASSVAASSSSSTPVTTSTTPVTTSTTPTSTSTTSIVASSSSSAFTVSEAPNAANVVHAAGSVLVAAAAAFLL from the coding sequence ATGCGTACTTCTGCTGTTTTATCTGCTATCGCCTCAGTCGCTTTATTATCTACACAAGTTGTTGCTGCTCCACCCGCCTGTATGTTGGCCTGTGTTGCGCAAGTCTCAAAGGCTTCTTCAACTTGTTCGGGTCTGAATGATATTTCGTGTTTGTGTGGTACCGAGGGTGCTGCTATCCAAGAATGTATCAACAGTATCTGTGACTCAAGTGTAGTCGACTCCGCTTTAAGTTCTTTGAAAGCTCAATGTTCCGCTCAAAACGCCGTTTTGGCTAGTGCCAGTGTATCTGCTTCTTCCAAGTCATCCTCTTCCTCATCAGCAGTTTCCACATCATCCTCTTCCTCATCAGCAGTTTCCTCATCAGCAGTTTCCACATCATCCTCTTCCTCATCAGCAGTTTCCTCATCAGCAGTTTCCTCATCAGCAGTTTCCTCCTCCACCATTATCTCCTCTTCTTCTGCATCATCTGTTGCTGCTTCTTCAAGTTCTTCCACCCCAGTCACCACCTCCACCACTCCAGTTACTACCTCCACCACTCCAACTAGCACCTCCACCACTTCTATTGTTGCCAGCTCTTCATCCTCTGCTTTCACCGTCTCGGAAGCTCCAAACGCTGCTAACGTCGTTCACGCTGCTGGTTCCGTTTTAGTTGCTGCCGCTGCCGCTTTCTTATTATGA
- the ECM19 gene encoding Ecm19p (similar to Saccharomyces cerevisiae ECM19 (YLR390W); ancestral locus Anc_4.247): protein MSRINGYNMMGVVLAVVVGVYSGTRFFEPLVVDQLKRDGNLRSDIAIPEYDSEGNPVEPKSIRDLRKHIEEASADGKKMSDILQDLDSSKND from the coding sequence ATGAGTAGAATCAATGGGTACAATATGATGGGTGTCGTGCTGGCGGTGGTTGTGGGGGTGTACTCGGGGACTAGGTTCTTTGAACCGCTAGTGGTGGACCAGTTGAAGAGAGACGGTAATTTGCGAAGTGACATTGCAATCCCAGAATACGACAGTGAGGGAAACCCAGTAGAGCCGAAATCTATTCGTGATTTGAGGAAGCACATTGAGGAGGCTAGTGCCGATGGCAAGAAGATGTCCGACATCCTTCAGGACCTGGATTCCAGCAAGAACGACTAG
- the STE23 gene encoding metalloendopeptidase (similar to Saccharomyces cerevisiae STE23 (YLR389C); ancestral locus Anc_4.246), whose amino-acid sequence MTTNLIQISTRFLPYSSACLPKLLALRSARLLPFFLDTKRKYTTFGINTSSTRQSKFNQFKFQQKNYYHQKMSNSYKTLNSDFLKPDLDDRSYRYIQLPNSLKALLISDPQTDKAAASIDVNVGAFEDPENLPGLAHFCEHLLFMGSEKFPDQNEYSSYLSKHGGHSNAYTAALNTNYFFEVNHEHLHGALDRFSGFFTGPLMNADSTEKEINAVDSENKKNLQNDDWRRYQMDKTISNYNHPYHKFSTGNIKTLMEEPTKLGLNTRNELLKFYNSSYSANIMKLCILGRQDLDTLSNWATEFFKDVKNLNKALPQYNENILEEEHLKKIIKIIPVKDLKKLEINFVVPDMDLHWESRPHHVLSHLIGHEGSGSILSYLKKLGWANDLSAGAHTVSKDNAFFGINVDLTDKGLENYQEIALLIFQYIEMLKHSLPQEWIFSELQDVSKSSFKFKQKSSPSGTVSELSKLLEKEYINPDLILSTTLLRKYEPEMIKQYVDSLTVDNSRITLISKTVETDSKEKWYGTEYQVVDYPKSFIDQLNQPGLNSEFKLPRRNEFVATNFEVKKPTDELVPLDEPHLILDNDISKVWYKKDDRFWQPRGYIYVSMKLPSCQSGIVNSLLNGLYVDQINDYMKDLQYDASCANLNLSFSSTNQGLDITISGFNDKLLVLLSRFIEGVKLYQPSEERFNIFKNKAIQNLKNSLFEVPYSQMGTLYNTIMNESTWPIKEKLDVLEALTFDQFVSFVPSIYNEFYFDALVHGNIRYEEAMEANDLLKSLASFKILNLHVRNSRLRSYILPEGESYRYEIDMEDKDNLNSCIQHVVQLGLYTEELSALSGLFAQMIREPCFDTLRTKEQLGYVVFSSNLNNHGTANMRILVQSEHSTSYLEWRIDEFYKKFGESLNNMSEEDFEKHKDALYKSLTQKYKNMREESSRYTVSIYLGDYNYTHRQKKAELVKKLTKQQMVDFYNDNFVSNKKSQLVIHLKSVATKSLKDLEENELDNSVYPSGKLIDNIDSFKSKMFAAPIRQPLKKFEVYNPKA is encoded by the coding sequence atgaCAACTAATCTAATACAGATCTCCACCCGTTTTTTACCCTATAGTTCAGCTTGTTTACCAAAACTACTAGCACTTAGATCTGCCAGATTACTACCATTTTTTTTGGATACTAAGAGAAAATATACGACTTTTGGAATTAACACATCAAGTACCCGCCAATCCAAATTCAATCAATTCAAATTTCAACAGAAAAACtattatcatcaaaaaATGTCAAATTCATACAAGACTTTAAATTCAGACTTCTTGAAACCAGATCTGGATGACAGATCGTACAGATACATCCAATTGCCTAACAGCTTGAAGGCATTACTGATCTCTGATCCGCAAACAGACAAGGCTGCTGCTTCCATCGATGTTAATGTGGGGGCTTTTGAAGATCCCGAAAACCTACCTGGGTTGGCCCATTTCTGTGAGCATTTGTTGTTCATGGGCTCGGAGAAATTTCCAGATCAAAATGAATATTCAAGTTATTTGAGTAAACATGGTGGCCATTCAAATGCTTACACAGCTGCCTTGAACacaaattatttctttgaaGTTAATCATGAACATCTACATGGTGCATTGGACAGATTTTCAGGTTTCTTTACTGGCCCTTTAATGAACGCAGATTCTactgaaaaagaaatcaatgCTGTTGACagtgaaaataaaaaaaatttacaaaatgatGATTGGAGAAGATACCAAATGGATAAAACAATCTCAAATTACAATCACCCATACCATAAGTTCTCAACTGGTAACATCAAAACTTTAATGGAAGAACCAACAAAGCTAGGTTTAAATACAAGAAATgaacttttgaaattttataacAGTTCTTATTCGGCTAATATTATGAAATTGTGCATTTTAGGCAGACAAGATTTGGATACTTTATCCAACTGGGCCACTGAATTCTTTAAAGATGTTAAAAACCTCAATAAAGCTTTACCACAATATAAcgaaaatattttagaagaagaacatttaaaaaaaattattaaaattatccCTGTCAAggatttaaagaaattagaaatCAATTTTGTTGTTCCTGATATGGATCTTCATTGGGAATCTCGTCCTCACCATGTGCTAAGCCACTTGATAGGTCATGAAGGCTCTGGTTCAATTCTAAGctatttgaagaaattagGATGGGCTAACGATTTGTCTGCTGGTGCGCACACTGTCTCAAAGGATAATGCGTTCTTTGGTATCAATGTTGATTTAACTGATAAAGGTTTAGAAAATTACCAAGAAATTgctcttttaatttttcaatacaTCGAAATGTTAAAACATTCTCTTCCACAAGAATGGATATTTTCAGAATTACAAGATGTATCCAAATCAAGcttcaaatttaaacaaaaatcGAGCCCTTCAGGAACAGTCTCCGAATTATCAAAGTTGTTAGAGAAAGAATATATCAATCctgatttaattttaagtACAACCCTATTAAGGAAATACGAGCCAGAGATGATAAAACAGTATGTTGATTCGTTAACTGTTGATAATTCCAGAATCACTCTGATTTCTAAGACTGTAGAAACAGAttctaaagaaaaatggtATGGCACTGAATATCAGGTCGTTGACTATCCAAAATCTTTTATAGATCAATTAAACCAACCTGGTTTGAATTctgaatttaaattacCACGTAGGAACGAATTTGTTGCCACTAACTTTGAAGTCAAAAAACCAACAGATGAATTGGTTCCACTTGATGAACCtcatttaatattagaTAATGACATTAGCAAAGTTTGGTATAAGAAAGATGACAGATTTTGGCAACCTAGAGGATATATCTATGTTTCAATGAAATTACCTTCTTGTCAATCCGGCATTGTCAATAGTTTACTGAATGGTCTGTATGTTGATCAAATCAATGATTACATGAAAGATTTACAATACGACGCTTCTTGTgctaatttaaatttgtcATTTTCTAGTACTAACCAAGGTTTAGATATTACAATTTCTGGTTTCAATGATAAGTTATTAGTTCTTCTTTCAAGATTCATTGAAGGTGTAAAACTATATCAACCATCAGAAGAGAggtttaatattttcaaaaacaaaGCTATTcagaatttaaagaattcatTGTTTGAGGTGCCATATTCCCAAATGGGTACATTATACAATACTATTATGAATGAGAGTACATGGccaataaaagaaaaactaGATGTTTTGGAGGCATTGACATTTGATCAATTTGTTTCTTTCGTACCTTCTatttataatgaattttatttcgATGCACTAGTCCATGGCAACATTAGATACGAGGAAGCCATGGAGGCAAATGATTTGCTGAAGAGTTTGgcttcttttaaaattctGAATTTACATGTCAGGAACAGCAGATTAAGATCATACATTCTCCCAGAAGGTGAATCATATAGATACGAAATTGATATGGAGGACAAAGATAATCTAAATTCTTGTATTCAACATGTTGTGCAATTAGGTTTATACACAGAAGAGTTATCTGCATTGAGTGGTTTGTTTGCTCAAATGATTCGCGAGCCATGTTTCGATACCTTAAGAACTAAAGAACAACTGGGTTATGTTGTTTTCAGTTCCAATTTGAATAATCACGGTACCGCTAATATGCGTATATTGGTTCAATCTGAACATTCAACATCATACCTTGAATGGAGAATTGATGAATTCTATAAAAAATTCGGTGAATCATTGAATAACATGAGTGAAGAAGACTTCGAAAAGCATAAAGATGCGCTATACAAAAGTTTGACACAAAAGTATAAAAACATGAGAGAAGAAAGTTCTAGATACACAGTTTCTATCTATCTAGGTGATTATAACTATACACATCGCCAAAAGAAAGCTGAATtagttaaaaaattgacTAAACAACAAATGGTTGATTTTTATAACGATAATTTTGTCAGCAATAAAAAATCTCAACTTGTCATTCATTTGAAATCTGTCGCCACTAAAAGCTTAAAGGATTTGGAAGAGAATGAATTAGACAATTCTGTCTATCCTTCAGGTAAACTCATTGATAACATCGACAGCTTCAAATCTAAAATGTTTGCGGCACCTATCCGTCAACCATTGAAGAAGTTCGAAGTTTACAATCCAAAGGCGtaa